Proteins found in one Meiothermus sp. Pnk-1 genomic segment:
- the rpsB gene encoding 30S ribosomal protein S2, giving the protein MAFNIHIKELLEAGVHFGHETKRWNPKMKRYIYAERNGIFIIDLQKTMVEIERTFKYVQDLAMRGGTILYVGTKKQAQEIVQQEADRAGMPYVNQRWLGGMLTNFRTITAQVNRLQELEELFASEEINERVKTEQVRLKHEMDRLQKNLGGFRKLKRLPDALFVIDPTKEAIAVKEARKLGIPVVALADTDSDPDLCDYIIPGNDDAIRSIQLIVTRLTDLIVETRGGGSPRTTTPVEPEEGQIEEAQA; this is encoded by the coding sequence ATGGCTTTTAACATCCATATCAAGGAGCTGCTGGAAGCGGGGGTCCACTTCGGTCACGAGACCAAGCGTTGGAACCCCAAGATGAAGCGCTACATCTACGCCGAGCGCAACGGCATCTTCATCATCGATCTGCAAAAGACCATGGTGGAGATCGAGCGTACCTTCAAGTACGTGCAAGACCTCGCCATGCGCGGCGGCACCATCCTCTACGTGGGCACCAAAAAGCAAGCCCAGGAGATCGTGCAGCAGGAGGCCGACCGGGCCGGGATGCCCTACGTCAACCAGCGCTGGCTGGGGGGGATGCTCACCAACTTCCGTACCATCACCGCGCAGGTGAACCGCCTGCAAGAGCTCGAGGAACTCTTTGCTTCAGAAGAGATCAACGAGCGGGTCAAGACCGAGCAGGTACGGCTCAAACACGAGATGGACCGCTTGCAGAAGAACTTGGGCGGTTTCCGCAAGCTCAAACGCCTGCCCGATGCCCTCTTCGTGATCGACCCGACCAAGGAGGCCATCGCCGTCAAGGAAGCCCGCAAGCTGGGCATCCCGGTAGTGGCCTTGGCCGATACCGATTCCGACCCGGACCTGTGCGACTACATCATCCCCGGCAACGACGACGCGATCCGCTCGATCCAGCTCATCGTGACCCGGCTCACCGACCTCATCGTGGAGACCCGGGGCGGGGGTAGCCCCAGAACTACCACGCCCGTTGAACCCGAGGAGGGTCAAATCGAGGAAGCTCAGGCGTAA
- a CDS encoding FAD-binding oxidoreductase — MNLPNSPIWDDGAWPGLPELERDLEAEVCVVGLGGSGLAAIHELLGLGCQVVGIDAKGVAGGAAGRNGGFLLAGLAKFYHQTVRQFGRGFARRVYRATLEQIERMLQETPAAIRRVGSLRIAASEEEERDCLVHYRALQADGFPAEPYEGPEGRGVLIPSDGVFNPLQRCRTLAQRALERGAWLFERTPAWEISAQEIRTPKARIRCRRVIVAVDGGLERLFPELSGRVRTARLQMLATAPAPEVHFPRPVYTRWGYDYWQQLPDGRLALGGRRDADLEAEWTYADAPSEAIQTRLENLLRSIGVQAQITHRWAASVSYAEDGLPVAEEVRPGVWAIGAYSGTGNVVGAICGRAVARAALGKKPQDVGLLGLCSLLE, encoded by the coding sequence GTGAATCTGCCGAACTCGCCGATCTGGGATGACGGAGCCTGGCCGGGGCTGCCCGAGCTCGAGCGCGACCTCGAGGCCGAAGTTTGCGTGGTCGGGCTGGGCGGGAGCGGGCTGGCGGCCATTCATGAGCTGCTGGGCTTGGGGTGCCAGGTGGTCGGAATTGATGCAAAGGGGGTCGCGGGCGGGGCGGCAGGACGCAACGGGGGGTTTTTGCTGGCCGGGCTGGCCAAGTTCTACCACCAGACCGTACGGCAGTTCGGGCGCGGCTTCGCCCGGAGGGTGTATCGAGCCACCCTCGAGCAAATCGAACGCATGCTCCAAGAGACCCCCGCGGCTATTCGCCGGGTAGGCTCGCTGCGGATCGCCGCCTCGGAAGAGGAGGAGCGAGACTGCCTCGTACATTACCGGGCTCTACAGGCCGACGGCTTTCCCGCCGAACCCTACGAAGGTCCCGAAGGCCGAGGGGTACTGATCCCCAGCGACGGGGTATTCAATCCCTTGCAGCGCTGCCGCACCCTGGCCCAGCGGGCGCTCGAAAGGGGGGCTTGGCTCTTCGAGCGCACTCCGGCTTGGGAGATCAGCGCTCAGGAAATCCGCACCCCCAAGGCCCGGATCCGCTGCCGACGGGTCATCGTGGCGGTAGACGGTGGGCTCGAGCGGCTTTTCCCCGAGCTTTCTGGCCGGGTGCGCACCGCCCGGTTGCAGATGCTCGCTACGGCCCCCGCGCCGGAAGTCCATTTTCCCCGCCCGGTCTACACCCGCTGGGGCTACGACTACTGGCAACAGCTCCCCGACGGGCGCCTCGCCCTGGGCGGGAGGCGTGATGCCGATCTGGAGGCCGAGTGGACCTATGCGGATGCGCCCAGCGAGGCCATCCAGACCCGTTTGGAAAATCTGCTCCGCTCGATTGGGGTCCAAGCTCAGATCACCCACCGTTGGGCGGCCTCGGTGAGCTACGCCGAGGATGGCTTACCCGTAGCGGAGGAGGTGCGGCCTGGGGTATGGGCTATCGGGGCCTATAGCGGCACCGGGAATGTAGTAGGGGCCATCTGCGGCCGGGCGGTGGCCCGAGCGGCCCTGGGCAAGAAGCCCCAGGACGTAGGTTTGCTCGGCCTTTGCTCGTTGCTGGAGTAG
- a CDS encoding alpha-amylase family glycosyl hydrolase: protein MGYRHGVRICHAAKVGSLEFHVSAKARRYYQFDLSLFSSSGNVIFADFEAARRFAAAMNAKRDLANHPESAVSAAQIAAMGLIDEMLHFVVEQYRRQHNPHVMLEALGALEATLGADTLETALRAFAQEFPPIRVYRGELALDEYLSGHTEGRANREILLEEMLMLWLANANPAFAPFLELFDDAALEHSTAYLSIIQGLEAFFEAQPASSESGVSLFRTLRLPALMHPDSLEAQLEFLLKRFGGTLGRFAQRILTGIGVLKEAARSFWTPVHFDTPPGHGITAEMYNWRSRDAEYEPEAFSPDVDWMPRVVLLAKNTFVWLDQLSKKYARPITTLDQIPEEELDILASWGITALWLIGLWERSPASRRIKQMMGNPDAVASAYSLYDYVIAKELGGEAALEVLRQRAWRRGIRLASDMVPNHTGIDSKWVIEHPDRFISLPYPPYPTYTFNGPDLSSDPRVGIFLEDHYYDKSDAAVVFKRVDRRTGEVRYIYHGNDGTAMPWNDTAQLNYLNPEVREAVIQTILHVARQFPIIRFDAAMTLTKRHIQRLWWPEPGGSPWGASIPSRAEHAMPKEEFDRLVPQEFWREVVDRCAAEAPDTLLLAEAFWMMEGYFVRTLGMHRVYNSAFMNMLRDEKNGEYRAIMKNTLEFEPEILKRFVNFLNNPDEKTAAEQFGKGDKYFGVMTLCATLPGLPMVGHGQVEGFSERYGMEYRRAYYDETPDQGFIRYHHQQIFPLFKRRHLFAEVEHFVLYDFSSEEGVNEDVFAYSNRHQSERALIVYHNKNTYTKGWVHTSVAQAVKTGEGREMLKRTLGQGLGLGTDSWAIFRDAVSGLEYLRPSRELHERGLYLELGPYQRHVFLDWREVSDPEGIYARLAHMLGGAGAASVERLRQELWLEPVLTPFRQLVNPQLFEKLIGARVSKGKPDKAVLDEGSNKLSALVEAAREFGGRPLNPDLKALRKQLEALLRLPAFVEGLEPARATPSKSTTARLSRKPKRAPRSSLPASLDDRVERWGVLLGWLFVQPLADDPQTRIRLLDEWLLGRVLADTLREMGLGEGEAERAVGLVRVLLAAQPWLAEEAPKPQKAKKQLKAWLQDPLIQRHVQTHRFEGAVYFNQEAFEAMLSAMVRLVAVVSAGEPGRKVADTRRIVREWYAVLERYRSAALKAGYRLDKLLEPAPTRRKKQAAAQP, encoded by the coding sequence ATGGGGTATCGCCACGGTGTACGAATATGCCACGCAGCAAAGGTCGGAAGCCTAGAGTTTCACGTTTCGGCCAAAGCGCGCCGTTATTACCAGTTTGACCTGTCGCTGTTCTCTTCTTCGGGCAATGTGATCTTCGCCGACTTTGAAGCCGCCCGGCGCTTCGCGGCGGCTATGAATGCCAAGCGCGACCTGGCAAATCACCCCGAGTCCGCGGTGAGCGCGGCCCAGATCGCGGCGATGGGGCTCATCGACGAGATGCTGCACTTCGTGGTGGAACAATACCGCCGCCAACACAACCCCCACGTAATGCTCGAGGCCCTTGGGGCGCTCGAGGCCACCCTGGGTGCCGATACCCTAGAAACCGCCCTGCGGGCTTTTGCCCAGGAATTCCCCCCGATCCGGGTCTACCGGGGCGAGCTCGCGCTGGACGAGTACCTCTCGGGCCATACGGAGGGGCGGGCCAATCGAGAAATCCTGCTGGAAGAGATGTTGATGCTCTGGCTGGCCAACGCCAACCCAGCCTTTGCGCCTTTCCTGGAACTTTTCGACGACGCCGCGCTCGAGCACTCAACCGCCTATTTGTCCATCATCCAGGGCCTCGAGGCCTTCTTCGAAGCCCAACCAGCCTCCAGCGAAAGCGGCGTGAGCCTATTCCGCACCCTACGCCTTCCCGCGCTGATGCACCCCGACTCGCTCGAGGCCCAGCTCGAGTTCCTGCTCAAACGCTTCGGTGGTACCCTGGGCCGTTTCGCGCAGCGCATCCTGACCGGGATCGGTGTGCTCAAAGAAGCGGCCCGGTCGTTCTGGACGCCGGTCCATTTCGACACCCCACCGGGCCACGGGATCACCGCTGAGATGTATAACTGGCGCTCGAGGGACGCCGAGTACGAACCCGAAGCCTTCAGCCCCGACGTGGACTGGATGCCCCGGGTGGTGCTCCTGGCCAAGAATACCTTCGTCTGGCTCGACCAGCTTTCGAAGAAGTACGCCCGGCCCATCACCACCCTAGATCAGATCCCCGAGGAGGAGCTGGACATCCTGGCCAGTTGGGGGATCACCGCCTTGTGGCTCATCGGCCTGTGGGAACGAAGCCCGGCCTCTCGGCGGATCAAGCAGATGATGGGTAACCCTGACGCGGTAGCCTCGGCCTATTCGCTGTACGATTACGTCATCGCCAAAGAGCTGGGAGGTGAAGCGGCGCTGGAGGTGCTGCGGCAAAGGGCCTGGCGGCGGGGTATCCGGCTGGCTTCGGACATGGTGCCCAACCACACCGGCATCGACAGCAAATGGGTGATCGAGCACCCCGACCGGTTTATCAGCCTTCCCTACCCGCCCTATCCCACCTACACCTTCAACGGCCCCGACCTGTCCTCGGATCCCCGCGTGGGGATCTTCCTCGAGGACCACTACTATGACAAATCCGACGCCGCCGTGGTATTCAAGCGGGTGGACCGCCGCACGGGTGAGGTCCGCTACATCTACCACGGCAACGACGGCACCGCCATGCCCTGGAACGATACCGCCCAGCTCAACTACCTCAACCCCGAGGTACGCGAGGCGGTGATCCAAACCATCCTGCACGTGGCCCGGCAGTTTCCCATCATCCGCTTTGACGCCGCCATGACCCTTACCAAGCGGCACATCCAGCGGCTGTGGTGGCCCGAGCCGGGAGGGAGCCCCTGGGGAGCGTCCATCCCCAGCCGGGCCGAGCACGCTATGCCCAAAGAGGAGTTCGACCGGCTCGTGCCCCAGGAGTTTTGGCGCGAGGTAGTAGACCGCTGTGCCGCAGAAGCCCCCGATACCCTCTTGCTGGCCGAGGCTTTTTGGATGATGGAGGGCTACTTTGTGCGCACCTTGGGAATGCACCGGGTCTACAACTCGGCCTTTATGAACATGCTGCGCGATGAGAAAAACGGCGAGTATCGGGCCATCATGAAAAACACCCTGGAGTTCGAGCCGGAGATCCTGAAGCGCTTCGTCAACTTCCTCAACAACCCCGACGAAAAGACGGCAGCAGAGCAATTCGGCAAGGGAGACAAGTATTTTGGGGTGATGACCCTGTGCGCCACGTTGCCGGGGTTGCCGATGGTCGGGCACGGGCAGGTAGAGGGCTTTAGCGAACGCTACGGGATGGAGTACCGGCGGGCCTACTACGACGAAACTCCCGACCAAGGGTTCATCCGCTACCACCACCAACAGATCTTCCCCCTATTCAAGCGGCGCCACCTCTTCGCCGAGGTGGAGCACTTCGTGCTCTACGACTTCTCCTCAGAGGAAGGTGTCAACGAGGATGTGTTCGCCTACTCCAATCGCCACCAGAGCGAACGGGCGTTGATCGTTTACCACAATAAAAATACCTACACCAAAGGATGGGTCCATACCTCGGTGGCTCAGGCGGTGAAAACCGGGGAAGGTCGGGAGATGCTAAAGCGTACGCTGGGGCAGGGGCTGGGGCTAGGTACAGATAGTTGGGCCATCTTCCGCGACGCGGTGAGCGGCCTCGAGTACCTACGCCCCTCCCGCGAACTCCACGAACGAGGGCTCTACCTCGAGCTAGGCCCCTATCAGCGGCACGTTTTCCTGGACTGGCGCGAGGTGAGTGACCCCGAGGGCATCTACGCCCGCCTCGCCCACATGTTGGGCGGGGCGGGGGCGGCGAGTGTGGAAAGGCTAAGGCAAGAGCTTTGGCTCGAGCCCGTTTTGACCCCCTTCCGCCAGCTCGTCAACCCGCAGCTGTTCGAAAAGCTGATCGGGGCTAGGGTGAGCAAGGGGAAGCCCGACAAAGCCGTGCTCGATGAGGGCAGCAACAAACTCAGCGCACTCGTGGAAGCCGCGCGGGAGTTCGGCGGAAGGCCCCTCAACCCCGACCTCAAAGCCCTCCGCAAACAGCTCGAGGCCTTGTTGCGACTGCCCGCCTTCGTGGAGGGGCTAGAGCCTGCTCGGGCCACCCCATCCAAGTCCACCACGGCCCGCCTCAGCCGCAAGCCGAAAAGAGCCCCCCGCAGTTCCCTGCCGGCTAGCCTGGACGACCGGGTCGAGCGCTGGGGGGTCCTCTTGGGCTGGCTGTTCGTCCAACCTTTGGCCGACGATCCCCAAACCCGGATTCGCCTGCTCGATGAGTGGCTGTTGGGCCGGGTCTTGGCCGACACCCTGCGGGAGATGGGACTTGGCGAGGGCGAAGCCGAACGCGCGGTGGGGCTGGTCAGGGTACTCCTGGCGGCGCAGCCTTGGCTTGCCGAAGAAGCCCCCAAGCCCCAAAAGGCCAAGAAGCAGCTCAAGGCTTGGCTGCAGGACCCGCTGATCCAGCGCCATGTGCAAACCCACCGCTTCGAAGGGGCGGTATATTTCAATCAGGAAGCCTTCGAAGCGATGCTTTCGGCCATGGTCCGGCTGGTGGCGGTGGTATCCGCTGGCGAGCCGGGGCGCAAAGTGGCCGACACCCGGCGGATCGTGCGGGAGTGGTACGCGGTGCTCGAGCGCTACCGCTCGGCGGCCCTCAAGGCCGGGTACCGCCTAGATAAGTTGCTCGAGCCCGCCCCGACCCGCAGGAAAAAGCAGGCCGCCGCGCAGCCCTAA
- a CDS encoding aminopeptidase: MKNYLEMLDKLADVTVQVGLNLQKGQELVITAPIEALPLTRKITERAYRAGAKLVTVIYSDEESTLARYRLAPSEAFDYAPAWLYEGMAEAYAAGAARLAITGQNPALLKGQDSERISRASKAQSIANQRALELITGFHINWSIVAYATPAWAKMVFPDLPETEAVEKLWEAIFKASRLDTDDPVAAWAAHNANLHKRVRFLNEKRYAALHFKGPGTDLKVGLADDHVWSGGAATAKNGVVCNPNIPTEEVFTTPHKDRVEGYVSSSKPLAHQGSLLDGIRVRFEGGQIVEASAKVGEDILRQLLETDEGARRLGEVALVPHSSPIAQSGILFYNTLLDENAASHIALGQAYSECIRGGERLSREELAARGANASLIHVDWMIGSNEIDVDGITHTGQAEPLMRRGEWVS, encoded by the coding sequence GTGAAAAACTACCTGGAGATGCTCGACAAGCTCGCCGACGTCACCGTACAAGTAGGCCTCAACCTGCAAAAGGGCCAAGAACTCGTCATCACCGCGCCCATCGAAGCCCTCCCGCTCACCCGGAAGATCACCGAACGAGCCTACCGGGCTGGGGCCAAGCTGGTGACGGTGATCTACAGCGACGAAGAATCCACCCTGGCCCGTTATCGGCTCGCCCCCTCCGAGGCCTTCGACTACGCCCCGGCCTGGCTTTACGAAGGGATGGCCGAGGCCTATGCCGCCGGCGCAGCGCGGCTGGCCATCACCGGGCAGAACCCGGCCTTGCTCAAAGGCCAAGACTCAGAGCGCATCAGCCGGGCCAGCAAAGCCCAATCCATCGCCAACCAGCGGGCCCTCGAGCTCATCACCGGCTTCCATATCAACTGGAGCATCGTCGCCTACGCCACCCCGGCTTGGGCCAAGATGGTCTTTCCCGACCTGCCCGAGACGGAGGCCGTAGAGAAGTTGTGGGAGGCTATCTTTAAGGCCTCGAGGCTGGATACTGACGACCCGGTGGCGGCTTGGGCGGCGCACAACGCCAACCTGCACAAACGGGTACGGTTCCTCAACGAGAAACGCTACGCCGCCTTGCACTTCAAGGGCCCCGGCACTGACCTCAAGGTGGGCCTGGCCGACGATCACGTATGGTCGGGCGGAGCCGCGACGGCCAAGAACGGGGTGGTCTGCAACCCCAACATCCCCACCGAGGAGGTCTTCACCACCCCCCACAAAGACCGGGTGGAAGGCTACGTCAGCAGCAGCAAACCCCTGGCCCACCAGGGCAGCCTGCTAGACGGGATCCGGGTGCGCTTCGAGGGAGGCCAGATCGTCGAGGCCAGCGCCAAAGTGGGCGAAGATATCCTAAGGCAGCTGCTCGAGACCGACGAAGGAGCCCGCCGTCTGGGCGAGGTGGCCTTGGTGCCCCACTCCTCCCCCATCGCGCAGTCGGGGATCTTGTTCTACAACACCCTCCTCGATGAAAACGCGGCCAGCCACATCGCCTTGGGCCAGGCTTACAGCGAGTGCATCCGGGGTGGGGAGCGCCTGAGCCGGGAGGAACTCGCCGCCCGGGGGGCCAACGCGAGCCTCATCCATGTAGACTGGATGATTGGGTCGAACGAAATCGACGTAGACGGCATCACCCACACTGGGCAGGCCGAACCGCTGATGCGCAGGGGGGAATGGGTGAGCTGA